The following proteins are co-located in the Pseudomonas antarctica genome:
- a CDS encoding Yip1 family protein, which produces MIHHVVGLFTHPDQEWREIRGDKEESIGHMYLTHTLILAAIPAVSAFIGTTRVGWVIGSRSPVMLTQESALWMTIMSYAAMLGGVAVMGAFIHWMARTYDASPSMARCVAFATYTATPLFIGGLAALYPHMWLGMVVGTAAICYTVYLLYVGLPTFMSIDPDEGFLFSSSVLAVGLVVLVAIMAFTVIVWGLGVGPIYTN; this is translated from the coding sequence ATGATCCATCACGTCGTGGGGCTGTTTACCCATCCCGACCAGGAATGGCGGGAAATTCGTGGCGATAAGGAAGAAAGTATCGGCCACATGTACCTCACTCACACCTTGATTCTCGCGGCGATCCCCGCCGTCTCCGCCTTCATCGGCACCACCCGCGTCGGCTGGGTGATTGGCAGCCGGTCCCCGGTCATGCTGACTCAGGAAAGCGCGCTGTGGATGACCATCATGTCGTATGCGGCCATGCTCGGCGGCGTGGCGGTGATGGGCGCGTTCATTCACTGGATGGCCCGTACCTATGACGCCAGCCCCAGCATGGCGCGGTGTGTAGCGTTTGCCACGTACACTGCGACACCGCTGTTTATCGGCGGGCTGGCGGCGCTTTACCCGCACATGTGGCTGGGAATGGTCGTGGGTACGGCGGCGATTTGCTACACGGTGTACCTGCTGTATGTCGGGCTGCCGACCTTTATGAGCATCGACCCGGACGAGGGCTTCCTGTTTTCCAGCTCGGTGCTGGCCGTGGGCCTGGTGGTGCTGGTGGCGATCATGGCGTTTACCGTGATCGTCTGGGGCTTGGGCGTGGGCCCGATCTATACCAATTAG